A genomic region of Papaver somniferum cultivar HN1 chromosome 7, ASM357369v1, whole genome shotgun sequence contains the following coding sequences:
- the LOC113297462 gene encoding protein BOLA4, chloroplastic/mitochondrial-like, protein MANSVLMRPLMLSAFRTSLLIQARTLVSLTTIPSRRISVSARGSKNTINLHQVFNNAHKFEGLYNFMGTKRFSNRATEVNSSGSIDSPLIQSMENKIKEELKAEVVVVKDAYGDGRHVSIDVISTAFEGQSAVNRQRMVYKAIWEELQNTVHAVDQMTTKTPTEAANR, encoded by the exons ATGGCGAATTCAGTTCTTATGCGTCCATTAATGTTATCTGCTTTCAGAACCTCACTTCTCATTCAAGCGAGAACCCTAGTTTCTCTAACCACCATTCCTTCCCGCAGAATCTCCGTTTCGGCTAGGGGTAGTAAGAATACTATCAACCTCCATCAAGTCTTCAACAACGCTCACAAATTCGAAGGTCTCTACAATTTCATGGGAACAAAGAGATTCTCCAATCGAGCAACTGAGGTCAATAGTTCAGGCTCAATTGACTCCCCTCTCATTCAGTCCATGGAGAATAAG ATTAAGGAAGAACTAAAAGCAGAAGTAGTTGTTGTTAAGGATGCTTATGGAGATGGTCGTCATGTCAG CATTGATGTTATCTCCACGGCCTTTGAGGGACAATCAGCTGTTAACAGGCAGAGGATGGTCTACAAGGCGATATGGGAGGAGCTCCAAAATACTGTGCATGCAGTTGATCAGATGACCACTAAAACCCCCACCGAAGCAGCAAATAGGTAA